GAGATTATAGCAAGTGTCACAAAAACAGCAACTTTCGTAACCAGTTCAGAAATTGGAATATAAATACCTGCTCGTAGCTGTACAATAGTTTGTATTGGAAGCATTACCCCAATAACTTTTAATGTTACTAATATCATTCTATATAAAACTAATGAAATATAACTTTTCTTTTTTATTAATAGATAAATAATAATAAAAACCAAAGGACTAATAATTCCCATATCAAGTACATAAGTAATTTCTGTAGTATACATTTCTATTCTCTCAAGTGTACGTCCAGTAAATAATGAATGCAATACATCTGGTAACCATGCAACAATATTTGAAGCACCTGCCAATATCAAAAATACAAATTCTACCTTTCTTAAATGGAAAGAACAGTTATAACAAAGTGACATTCCATAAATATCCATAAGTAAAGTAAAAAGAGTGAAAAATGAAATTGAAGTTAACAAAATATATACTAGTTGTAATTGATTATGTGCAACTCCAAATGAAATACTAAAAGCATAATACAAAATAATGCCTAGAATTGTGAAAAAATTTGTTTTTTGTTCCACTGTAATTATATCACGAAATATGTATGAACCAATAACTGGAACAACAATTAAAAACATTGCTAAGTCTGAACCTATCAATATAGGTGCTTTGAAATATGAGTCATATTGATAAATACCTGTACCATACATCTCAATGACCTGCCCATACAGGTTTATTGCCTCATATTTATTATCTATAGAAAATGAAAATATTCCACAAACTGTAATTATTAGCAATAATATAAATATAATTGTTGCTGAAATATTTAGCCAGGTCATTTGTTTTTTCTTCATCATTTGATTTCCCCCTAAAGTAAAGTGTTTAAAGATTATAAGTGTTGTTAGTTAGACTAACAGAAAAATACCTTGTATAAAATTATAGTAATAGGTTACTATTTACACTATAGCAACTTATTACTATAATGTAAATAGTAGAGTTCATATGAAGGGAGTATCTTATGCAAATTAAAAATATGATTAAAAATTTTAGTGGTGAAAGAAACAATGAAGTTCGAGGTATTTTTGCAAGCATATTTATTTTACAAAACCGATTACAGACTATTTTTGATAAAACAGATGAACATCTTACTTTAAAACAATTTATGCTTCTTACAATGGTAAAATATGCTGATGAAAAAACTACCTTTACTTATCTTGGAAAACTCTTAGGGTCTTCGCGTCAAAACATCAAAAAATTAGCTGTTTCTCTTGAAAACAAAGGCTTTATAACTATTGAACATGAGCCTAATAACAAAAGAAATACTTCTATTGTACTAACAAAAAAAGCAGATGAATATTCACAAAAAGTACAGGAACTCCATACTGAAAAATTAAACAATATATTTCAGGATTATTCAAATGAAGAAATCAGTCTGTTTTATCAAATGATTACAAAACTATATACAGGAGTTGAAAGAGAAGAAAAGAAAGAAATTATTAAAACCGTTATTTGAATAGATAGTACTTTAGAAAAAACTATCAACTGCTTTAACATGGAAAATAAATAAAATGCGGAGTGCCAACAGCACCCCGCATTTATACAAATATATTATTTTCCATTGGTGTACAAACGAAATGATAAAATCGCTTGGTCACCATTTAATCTCCACAAGCAAGAAAAAATCTAAAAACATCCAGTATTTATGCAGGCTTGCGAGATTTACCTATTTATTCCCACTCGATAGTTCCTGGAGGTTTAGAAGTTATATCATAAACTACTCTATTTACTCCATCAACTTCATTGATTATTCTATTAGAAATTTTTTCTAACACATCATAAGGCATCTTATACCAGTCAGAAGTCATTCCATCAGAAGAAGTAACTGCTCTTAAACCAACTAGATAAGCATATGTTCTTTCGTCTCCCATAACTCCAACAGTTTTAACATCTGGTAATGTTGCAAAAGCTTGCCATATTTCTCTATATAAACCAGCTTTTCTAAGCTCGTCCATATAAACAGCATCTGCTTCTCTTAATATATCACATTTTTCTTTAGTTACATCACCTATAACTCTTATTCCAAGACCTGGTCCTGGGAAAGGATGTCTAAATATTAATCCTTCTTCTATACCAAGTTCTAATCCTATTTTTCTAACTTCATCCTTAAATAATTCTCTCAATGGCTCAACTATTTCTTGGAAATCTACATCTTCAGGAATTCCACCAACATTGTGGTGAGATTTTATAGTAGCAGCTCCATTTCCATGTCCACTTTCTATAACATCTGGATAAATTGTTCCTTGAACTAAGAAATCCATCTTTCCTAATTTATTTGATTCTTCTTCAAATACCCTTATAAATTCTTCACCAATTATCTTTCTCTTAGCTTCTGGTTCAGAAATTCCCTTTAATTTAGATAAGAATCTATCCTCTGCATTAACTCTTATTAAATTTATATCGAATTTCTCTCTGAATATTCTTTCTACATCGTCACCTTCATTTTTTCTAAGTAAACCATGGTCAACAAATATACAAGTCAAGTTATCACCAATTGCTCTATGAATAAGAACTGCGGCAACAGAAGAGTCAACTCCTCCACTTAAAGCACATAAAGCTTTTTTATCGCCTATTTTTTCTTTTAATTCTTTTATTTTATCTTCTATGAATGAATCTGTAGTCCAGTCACCTTTTACTTCACATATATTGTATAAGAAATTTTTAAGTATCTTGTCCCCTTCTAAACAATGTTCTACTTCTGGATGGAATTGAACTCCATATAGTTTTTGTTCTACATTTTCCATAGCTGCTACTGGACAATCTTTAGTGTTTGCAACTATAGTAAATCCTTCTGGAGCCTTTTCTATTAAATCAGTATGACTCATCCAAACACTATTTGTAGTAATACCTTCAAATAATGATGATTTTCCATAAGTTATAGATGTTTTTCCATATTCTTTTTCTTGTTTATTACCTTTTCTTACAACTCCGCCTAATACGTGAGATATTATTTGAACCCCATAACATATACCAAGTATTGGTACTCCTAATTCAAATATTTCTTTTGATATTGTTGGAGAATCTTCTAGGTATGCACTATTTGGGCCACCTGTAAATATTATCCCTTTAGGATTTTTTGCTTTTATTCTTTCTATGCTTGCAGTACATGGAAGTATTTCACAATATACGTTGTTTTCTCTAACTCTTCTAGCTATTAACTGATTATATTGACCTCCAAAATCTATTACAAGTACTAATTCATGTTTCATAAATTTACATCTCTCCTTGTATAATATAGTTTTTATATATATTTATTTTAACACAATACAGTCTAAATTATATTAAATCTTTTTACACAAAAAACCTGTATAGTAACTTCCATAATTTCTAACAAAAGTGAAATTACTATACAGGCTTCCAAAATGCCCCTTATCTTATAGCCAACACATAGGGAGTATAACTCAGCCTACACATTTACTTAACTAGGTCTTTTGGTATAATAATTTCACTCATAGTCAAGATATTTACGGTATCTTGGTAGAGACTCTCAGACCATATCTCTGAGCATATACGAGTGAGTTTATATTTTATATATTTTTTTCTGTTTGCTTTTATTTATTAAAGCTGAGTATTAATTTATCAAAATTTATTACTTATGTCAATAAGTTTTCACTAAATTCTTCTTTTATTCTAAAATTTATATCAGCAAACACTTTTTTTATAGGAATATCTTCATTTTTTGCTATAGTTTTACATTCATTATACTCTGGAGTAGCTTTAACTAATTTACCTTTGTAATACCCTAGTTTTATTGTAACTAATCCATATTCTGTATCTAATTTTACAAACTTTCTATCTAAAATTTCTCTGTTATACGCATTATATCGTACTCCAAAAGTGCTAGTTTCTAAAAGCAATATTTCAATAAATTTTTCTAAATCTACTTTATTACATAAAATCGATATTTTTGTTGCAGGTCTATTCTTTTTCATATAAATGCTTTCTGTATAAATATCTAACGCTTTCTCGTCTAATATTTTTTCATACAAATAAGAATATACTTCTGAAGACATATCATCGATATTTGCACTAATTTCATAAATTAATTCTTCTTTTTTTTTTCGCCTAATACTGTTCTTAGCATATTAGGTACTTCAAACTTCTTATGACCTATTCCATATCCAATTTGTATTGGAGAAAATTCAAAACTCTCTACAAACTCATCACACAGAACTTTTATTATTGCAGCTCCTGTTGGAGTTGTACATTCTCCTCTTACATTATTTAATTTTATTGGTACACCTCTTAATATTTCCATAGTTGCAGGAGCAGGTACAGGCATGACTCCATGGTCACATTTTACAAATCCTGAGCCAACAGATACTGTACTAGAATAAATCTTATCTATGCAAAGTAAATCAACTAATATAGATGCTCCTACAATATCTACAATTGAATCTATAGCCCCTACCTCATGGAAGTGTATCTTATCTATTGTAGTTCCATGAACCTTTGCTTCTGCTTCTCCAATTACCATAAATATTTTTTTAGCATTAGATTTTACATTTTCATTTAAATCACTTTCATCTATAATTTCAAATATATCCACTAGATTCCTGTGTATATGTGTTTCTTTCGTAATTACGTTTACTGTTGTACCTGATATTCCACTTTCATTTTTTGAGCTTATATTTATATTAAATTCATCGCTCATTCTTAGTTTATGAATTTCCTCCAAAAAAATTTCCTCAGGTACCCCTAAATTTAATAAGCTTGCAAGGGTCATATCCCCTGATATACCACTTACTATATCAAAATAAAGTATTTTTTCACTCATATATTTCTCCTCAGTTTTAATAATGAAAAATCTAATAAACATTAGATTAATATCGTATAATTTATGTCTAATTTATATCAATATATTATTATAATTTATTTATCATAGCTGCCAAATATCCTGCTCCAAAACCATTATCAATATTTACAACAGATATTCCAGACGCACAACTATTTAACATAGCCAATAATGCTGCTAATCCTCCAAAATTAGCTCCATATCCAACAGATGTTGGGACAGCTATTACTGGGACATCAACCAGGCCTCCAATTACACTTGCAAGTGCACCTTCCATTCCTGCAACAGCTACTACTACCCTAGCACTATCTATTTTGTGTCTCTTATTTAAAAGCCTATGTATACCAGCTACTCCAACATCATATATTCTATCAACATCATTACCTAAAAATTTAGCTGTATAATATGCTTCGTCTGCTACTGGTATATCAGAAGTTCCTCCTGTCGCAATTACAATTTTGCCTTTGCCAATGTTCTCTATAGCATGATTTTGAATTTTAAGAATTTTAGATAATTCTTCATATTCAGCATGACTATATATTTCTTTAACTTTTAAAAAGGTTTCTCTTCTACATCTTGTCCCTAATATATTAGAACCTTTTTGATTCATTTTATCAATAATTCCTAAAATATGTTCATCACTTTTACCTTCACAATAAATTACTTCTGGGTATCCATTTCTTAATTCTCTATGATGGTCTATATTCGCATATCCAAGGTCTTCATAGGGTAAATCTTTTAATTGTTCTAATGCAACATCTATATCAATGTTTTCATTTTTAACCTGTTCAAGCAATTTTCTTAAATCCATATTATCGCATCCTTTTAAACTTTGATTTATTCTCTACCAACAATTATACCTTAATTAATATATATCTAACATCATAACCTAAAAAATAACAATACAACTTCAAAGATATTATTATAGTCTAGATACTAATTATCTGAATATATATTAAAGTTGTAAATACATAAAAAATTAGATATATACAAAAGAACTATTTCAACTTAGACATTAAAATCTAAGTCAAAATAGTTCTCTATATTAAAATTTATATTTTTAAATATTTTAAAGTTACATCATTCCTGGCATTCCGCCACCCATTCCTGGCATTCCTACATCTTCTTTTTCAGGAAGGTCAGCAACAGCAGCTTCAGTAGTTAAGAAAGTACCTGCTATTGATGCAGCATTTTGTAGAGCACTTCTACTAACTTTAGTTGGGTCAACTATACCAGCTTCTATCATATTCACATATTTTTCATTTAAAGCATCAAATCC
This sequence is a window from Clostridioides difficile. Protein-coding genes within it:
- a CDS encoding MarR family transcriptional regulator, whose product is MQIKNMIKNFSGERNNEVRGIFASIFILQNRLQTIFDKTDEHLTLKQFMLLTMVKYADEKTTFTYLGKLLGSSRQNIKKLAVSLENKGFITIEHEPNNKRNTSIVLTKKADEYSQKVQELHTEKLNNIFQDYSNEEISLFYQMITKLYTGVEREEKKEIIKTVI
- the guaA gene encoding glutamine-hydrolyzing GMP synthase; this translates as MKHELVLVIDFGGQYNQLIARRVRENNVYCEILPCTASIERIKAKNPKGIIFTGGPNSAYLEDSPTISKEIFELGVPILGICYGVQIISHVLGGVVRKGNKQEKEYGKTSITYGKSSLFEGITTNSVWMSHTDLIEKAPEGFTIVANTKDCPVAAMENVEQKLYGVQFHPEVEHCLEGDKILKNFLYNICEVKGDWTTDSFIEDKIKELKEKIGDKKALCALSGGVDSSVAAVLIHRAIGDNLTCIFVDHGLLRKNEGDDVERIFREKFDINLIRVNAEDRFLSKLKGISEPEAKRKIIGEEFIRVFEEESNKLGKMDFLVQGTIYPDVIESGHGNGAATIKSHHNVGGIPEDVDFQEIVEPLRELFKDEVRKIGLELGIEEGLIFRHPFPGPGLGIRVIGDVTKEKCDILREADAVYMDELRKAGLYREIWQAFATLPDVKTVGVMGDERTYAYLVGLRAVTSSDGMTSDWYKMPYDVLEKISNRIINEVDGVNRVVYDITSKPPGTIEWE
- the larB gene encoding nickel pincer cofactor biosynthesis protein LarB, with protein sequence MDLRKLLEQVKNENIDIDVALEQLKDLPYEDLGYANIDHHRELRNGYPEVIYCEGKSDEHILGIIDKMNQKGSNILGTRCRRETFLKVKEIYSHAEYEELSKILKIQNHAIENIGKGKIVIATGGTSDIPVADEAYYTAKFLGNDVDRIYDVGVAGIHRLLNKRHKIDSARVVVAVAGMEGALASVIGGLVDVPVIAVPTSVGYGANFGGLAALLAMLNSCASGISVVNIDNGFGAGYLAAMINKL